The Thermoflavifilum sp. genome contains a region encoding:
- a CDS encoding AAA family ATPase — translation MDIVYFIQAVWKRKWLILTIFLVAVLAAYFFTLQEKKKYFSKAEIATGFTMNDQVGLGNDQGFDIYTINLKFDNIVKTFTSPQVISLLSYSLILHDLNQSQESFRVPNEDELRQIFNKVPRKDAIRIFSQKLQQMRMLSSYDSTERNLIELLKLYQYDEESLLKEVNVYRLGQTDYIDIDCTTESPLLSAFIANSLCREFNRFYNSYLVQRSAENIQLLDTLLAQKKAFLDSQQNRLNQVLRGGDAAVEDANISLIQGYQTKLQQKQSDLNNAQIALKEVDRQIGQYDQLQKTIFENNTSIIQLNKQISDLQAQYDNNPTPDLANRIATLRKQLQDKLTQNAQNSLSDLPPKATLIQKKSDLQVEIQSDEADIQSLQNSIRTLSSNIRSSASRSIIIDALQKEIDRARADYLNAQEKYNNALNQSSQDAGFKQILIAQPAVDPLPSHRFIIMGLSGITAVLLGIFVIVFLEYIDLSIKTPSFFTKQTGLTILSPVNKVNLKKYKIWDLLAQASPKAEKRQNTIRELIRKIRHQIEKSGNRIILFTSTEAGQGKTTLIQALAYSFSLSRKKVLMIDTNFCNNDLTILTEAKPTLEDFSTKNIRITHEELEKIITHTSIPLVDVIGCEGGDYTPAEILPKGNVLEHLRDFLDWYDYIFLEAAPMNEYTDTKEMVDYVDGIIAVFSSETVIRQNDQEGINYLKSLNGKFNGAILNKVEFENIDR, via the coding sequence ATGGACATTGTATATTTCATCCAGGCAGTATGGAAACGTAAATGGCTGATTCTCACTATATTTCTTGTGGCGGTTCTGGCTGCCTATTTCTTTACCCTGCAAGAAAAAAAGAAATACTTTTCAAAGGCAGAAATTGCTACCGGGTTTACCATGAACGACCAGGTGGGCCTGGGCAATGATCAGGGATTTGACATTTATACGATCAACCTGAAATTTGACAATATTGTCAAAACATTCACTTCACCACAGGTTATCAGCCTCCTATCTTATAGTTTAATCCTTCACGACCTGAATCAATCACAGGAATCATTCCGTGTACCCAATGAAGATGAACTTCGTCAAATTTTTAATAAAGTACCAAGAAAAGATGCCATTCGGATTTTTTCTCAAAAACTTCAACAAATGAGAATGCTATCATCCTATGATAGCACCGAGAGAAATCTGATTGAATTATTAAAACTATATCAATACGACGAGGAATCTTTGTTAAAAGAGGTCAATGTGTACAGATTGGGACAAACAGATTACATCGACATCGACTGTACAACAGAAAGCCCATTGCTTTCTGCTTTTATTGCCAACAGCCTTTGTAGAGAGTTTAATCGATTCTATAACAGTTATCTTGTGCAACGATCAGCAGAGAATATACAACTACTGGACACATTGCTAGCACAAAAAAAGGCATTCCTTGATTCACAACAAAACCGTTTAAATCAGGTGTTACGTGGAGGCGATGCAGCAGTTGAGGACGCTAACATTTCGTTGATTCAAGGCTATCAAACTAAACTTCAGCAAAAACAAAGCGATTTAAACAATGCACAGATTGCCTTAAAGGAGGTCGATAGGCAGATTGGACAATATGATCAATTACAAAAAACAATATTTGAAAACAACACATCGATTATCCAACTCAACAAGCAAATAAGTGACCTTCAAGCACAATATGACAATAATCCAACACCCGATCTAGCTAACAGGATTGCAACATTACGAAAACAACTACAAGATAAACTCACACAAAATGCACAGAATTCACTCAGTGATCTGCCACCAAAAGCAACATTAATTCAAAAAAAATCGGACTTACAGGTTGAAATTCAATCTGATGAAGCAGATATACAAAGCCTGCAAAATTCCATTCGTACACTCTCATCAAACATCCGATCATCAGCCAGCAGAAGTATTATTATCGATGCACTACAGAAAGAAATAGATCGTGCGCGGGCAGATTATTTAAACGCGCAGGAAAAATACAATAATGCATTAAACCAATCATCACAGGATGCAGGATTTAAACAGATACTTATAGCCCAGCCGGCAGTAGACCCTTTACCATCACATCGTTTTATCATCATGGGACTATCTGGTATAACAGCTGTTTTGTTGGGTATATTTGTGATTGTTTTCCTCGAATATATTGATTTATCCATTAAAACACCATCATTCTTTACCAAACAAACAGGCTTAACCATTTTAAGCCCTGTAAATAAAGTAAATTTAAAAAAATATAAAATATGGGATCTCCTTGCACAAGCATCACCTAAAGCAGAGAAACGACAAAACACTATTCGAGAGTTAATAAGAAAAATAAGGCATCAAATAGAAAAGTCAGGAAACAGAATTATTTTATTCACCAGCACAGAAGCAGGGCAAGGAAAAACTACGCTGATTCAGGCATTAGCCTATAGCTTCAGCCTTAGTAGGAAAAAAGTATTAATGATTGACACAAATTTTTGTAATAATGACTTAACGATTTTAACAGAAGCCAAACCTACATTAGAAGATTTCTCCACAAAGAACATTAGAATTACACATGAAGAGTTAGAAAAAATCATTACACATACCTCTATACCACTTGTCGATGTAATAGGATGTGAAGGGGGGGATTATACCCCTGCAGAGATTCTACCGAAAGGAAATGTGTTGGAGCATTTAAGAGATTTTCTGGACTGGTATGATTACATATTTTTGGAGGCTGCCCCTATGAATGAATACACAGATACAAAAGAGATGGTGGATTATGTAGACGGTATTATTGCT